DNA sequence from the Flavobacterium lipolyticum genome:
TCTGGTTCTAAAATGATTGAGGCTATCTCTAGAATATTTCTTTTTAATCTCTTTTAATCTTTCATAACTGGTATCAAAATAAACTTCTGTAGGAATGGAACTGTCTTTAAAACTAATGAAAGCACCAGATGTATTTGGAATATTAAAATCTCGACAAACTTGCATCCAATCTAATGCTTGATTGATTCTGTCATAAACAAAATTATTTTTCCCTTCTTCTTTTCTTTCCAAAGATTCGTTCCACCAGGTTTGATATTGAATCGTGTATTGCTTGTTTTTGTAAGGAAATGCGCTTTCCAATTCTTTTGTTTCATCTTGATAAAATATGCCCGAAATAGCACCTAAAGTGATGTAAGTAAACAGTCCCATCTCTCTATTTCCATCTAATATCAATGGAGAAGTCAAGCTACGTAACAAGGCTTCATGCCCCTTCGGCCCTAGACCTTGAGTATCTACTAGGCAGGAAGTGATTTTGTGAGGTGCGGGGTTTTCTAAATCCGGAGATATAGGACGGCTTTTTGATAATTTACCTTGAACTTCCCCTTTTAATAATTGTTTTATAGTATGAAAAGATTCTCTATCCCAGTTACTCATCATGTTCGCTCCATAGGCTTTGCCTGCCTGCTTTCCTGCGATATCAGTAATTATAAAATCGTAGGTTTGTGGATTCTTGAAACTCTTTTCAATAAACTTGGAGAGATCGCTCGCACTTCCTTCCCAATAACCATACATCACGCAATTATGGACCACTGTGTTTGCATCAAAATTTTCAATAGCTGGTATAGCTGAAATTTTCAAATTAGTACCGATTAACTTTTTATTCAAATTCAAATAATTTGCATTACTTTCTAAATTCCTATTTGCATTGATTACATCTTCCCATTCTTTTAGGAATTGTATCGTTGGCACCCTATTTTTGCGCACTATTTTTAATCGTTCTGTGTCAAAGTCAGTTTCATATTTATTCCATTCTATCTCGAATCTAATAAGCTCGCTTGGCAGTTCAAAAGTTTGTAATTTTAGCTCAGTCACTATACCATAACTAAAACCACCTCCACCTTTTAATGCCCATAATAATTCTCTGGCTTGGAGATCACCATCTTCTGACAATTCTTTAATACTCCCGTCGCCAAGTACGATTGTTGCGCCTACCAATCGCTCACAACACATTCCTTTTGAGCGTGTCCAAGGCCCCCATCCACCCCCAAATGTAAAACCTGCAATTCCAACAGTTGCACAAGTTCCATGCGGAATCATTACTTGCTGCTCTGCCAATAAAGTGGTCAATCTTTCAAATCGATTACCAGGTCCAATAGTCGCAACTCCACTCTTCTTATCAACTTCTACCATATTCATTCTTGATAAATCAATCAAAATAGTATCGGTTCCCGAGCATTCACCTTCATGATCATGTCCTCCTGACCTTACTCGGATTGCTAAATTATTACTCATCGCTCCCTTGTAAACCCGCTGAACTTCTTCGGTTGAAATACAATAAATAATGGCAAAAGGCCTAAGCTGTAACCTTGTATTAAAAATTTGACATGCTTTTGCGTAACTAATCATATCAAACAAATTGCCTCCCCCCATTTCTATTTGATCTCTGTTAATATGTTCTTTCAGTTCATTCAGAAAATGATACACATTTCTCATATTAACTGATACAAGACTCTCGGCTATAAGCACTTTTGTATCTAATTCGAATTTTGTATTCTTTAGAAGTATAACATCACCTATCAAATCATTTTTTACAATAACACTAACTCTAGATTCAAATAGATTAGAGGTCTTGTATATTTTAAGTTCAACAGTACCGTATTCATTTTGATAATAAACAGAGATATCTATTTTCTTATATTTTACTTCATTTTTAAGACATAATTTTACCTCACTATGGGCATCAATTTTTTCAGGAAAATCTAAGTAATACTTATTCTTCTCTAAATCTTTTGTTTTAGTTAAGACTTGATTTGTGTTATTGTAAATTTTAAGTTGAGCAGTTAAGACATTAAGATCTGTTTGGCTGTCTTGACTGATTTGATTGGATAAATGTTCCTCCATAGTATTTGGATTTGCCTAGTGTCTTATAATTTTAAATAGCTTATATTTTTCCATATTTGGTACAGCAACGTTAACTGTCAAAAAGATTATAAATCTCCTTGTATGTCCATCACCTTTTCCCCATCTTTCCATGTTTCTAACACAAGTATATTTCGCATCCCTGCAACAGAATTCAACCCTTCTTTATTGAAGTAAGTTAAAGGTGATTCTGATAAGATTACAAAGTCGGCACATTTCCCTACTTCTAATGAGCCTACCCATTGATCTGCATGACATTGCCAAGCAGCATCGTAAGTCATAGCTTTTAATGCCTGAAATCTTGTAATACACTCCACTTCGTTAAGTACCTGATAATCTGTTTTTTTAGGAGTACCTTCCATCACTCTTGCAATTGACTGTTCCATCATACGCAATGGTCCCAATGGAGTAACACTATTATCGCTATGAAGAGTTATTCGCATGCCATTCTCTAAAGCGGTTTGGCATCTATCAAGAAGATTTACTTTTTCTTTTCCAAAAATGGTTTGTTGAAAAACCCACCCCCAATAACCTACGTGTCCTATTAAAAAACTTGGAGAAAGCCCTAATTCTTGCATGTCCTTCAAATTTTTATCTGTCAATAAAGAAGCATGTTCTATTCGGTCTCTTCTAATATTTATAGTGCTTTTATTTATTCCTGCAAATTTAAACGCATTGATTGTTCGATCTATAGCATGATCCCCGTTGGCATGAATCATCACTGGCCAGTTATTTACTTTCGCTTTACTAACCAAAGCATTAAACTCTAGTGGATAACCAAAATTAAACACTCCAGTATTGTTTTGGCTGTGACAGCAAACCATATCATAAGGTTTATAATTTGCATCGCAAGCATAAGGCGTATACTGATAACCTGTAAGTCCTTGGTTAGAACCATCACCAATGAGTTTAATATATGCCAAGTTGAACTTATTGTTACCTTTATTAGGTTTGTATTTCCCCTCAATAACAGTATTGAATTTCTCTAATGACAGTGCTACTAAAGCACCACCTATACGAACGGGACAACTTTTTTGATGGGCTAAAAAATCTAAAAAAAGGGGCTGATTAAGATTTAATACTTCTCTGTTAGGGCTGTTATCATAAGGCTCTATTCCACAATCAAACATATAAGTAACTCCTCTTCTACTGGCTTCTTTAAAGATTTCTTTAACTTCCTCTGCTAATTTTTCTAAAGCAAGAATGGGATCTATATGTAAACTTTTGGCCACAACTGCTAAAACAGGCTCAATTCCTTCAACTTCTTTTAAAACACCATTAGTGCTTATTTTAGGTATTTGACTCTTCAATAATGTTACTGCAACAGTATTAATGTATGCCAAATGCATAGAAGAATTCAAGATAAAAACAGGTTGTATAGTTGATACTAGATCTAAAATTTTTGCATTAAACTCTTTATCTGAGCCCTCAAATAAAGCAGGATCAACATTTCTACCAATAATCCATACATTCTTGTCGTTTGTTACTTTCTTTTTTAGCTCTTCTAATACCCACCTTCGACTGTACTTACCTTCTTCTGTTTCAGCTATGCTGGATCTTAAATCTTGCCCGCTAAAAGGACTAACATCCGTAGCTTTTTTAAAAACCGCGGAGGATATAATGTGAAGATGTGGTTCAATAAATCCAGGTAATAAAATTTTTCCGCCATCAATAATTCTTTCCGAAGTTCCTGGTGGCATTTGTGCGACAACAGTTTTGTAAGACCCTGTTGCAACAATTTTACCTTCAGATATGGCAATGGCTTCTACCATTACATCTTTTCCTCCTTCTAGGGTTTGAATGTATCCAACTTGCTTACTACCTGTACTATCTTCTTTTACTCCAGTACGAAAAATAAGATTTTTACAAGATGGATGTTTTTCTAATTCATTGTTTTTATCAGTCATAATAGCCATCCCA
Encoded proteins:
- a CDS encoding amidohydrolase, which translates into the protein MKHKHTEGLQCSCCSPLWKMLLPNTNGMAIMTDKNNELEKHPSCKNLIFRTGVKEDSTGSKQVGYIQTLEGGKDVMVEAIAISEGKIVATGSYKTVVAQMPPGTSERIIDGGKILLPGFIEPHLHIISSAVFKKATDVSPFSGQDLRSSIAETEEGKYSRRWVLEELKKKVTNDKNVWIIGRNVDPALFEGSDKEFNAKILDLVSTIQPVFILNSSMHLAYINTVAVTLLKSQIPKISTNGVLKEVEGIEPVLAVVAKSLHIDPILALEKLAEEVKEIFKEASRRGVTYMFDCGIEPYDNSPNREVLNLNQPLFLDFLAHQKSCPVRIGGALVALSLEKFNTVIEGKYKPNKGNNKFNLAYIKLIGDGSNQGLTGYQYTPYACDANYKPYDMVCCHSQNNTGVFNFGYPLEFNALVSKAKVNNWPVMIHANGDHAIDRTINAFKFAGINKSTINIRRDRIEHASLLTDKNLKDMQELGLSPSFLIGHVGYWGWVFQQTIFGKEKVNLLDRCQTALENGMRITLHSDNSVTPLGPLRMMEQSIARVMEGTPKKTDYQVLNEVECITRFQALKAMTYDAAWQCHADQWVGSLEVGKCADFVILSESPLTYFNKEGLNSVAGMRNILVLETWKDGEKVMDIQGDL
- a CDS encoding FAD-dependent oxidoreductase encodes the protein MEEHLSNQISQDSQTDLNVLTAQLKIYNNTNQVLTKTKDLEKNKYYLDFPEKIDAHSEVKLCLKNEVKYKKIDISVYYQNEYGTVELKIYKTSNLFESRVSVIVKNDLIGDVILLKNTKFELDTKVLIAESLVSVNMRNVYHFLNELKEHINRDQIEMGGGNLFDMISYAKACQIFNTRLQLRPFAIIYCISTEEVQRVYKGAMSNNLAIRVRSGGHDHEGECSGTDTILIDLSRMNMVEVDKKSGVATIGPGNRFERLTTLLAEQQVMIPHGTCATVGIAGFTFGGGWGPWTRSKGMCCERLVGATIVLGDGSIKELSEDGDLQARELLWALKGGGGFSYGIVTELKLQTFELPSELIRFEIEWNKYETDFDTERLKIVRKNRVPTIQFLKEWEDVINANRNLESNANYLNLNKKLIGTNLKISAIPAIENFDANTVVHNCVMYGYWEGSASDLSKFIEKSFKNPQTYDFIITDIAGKQAGKAYGANMMSNWDRESFHTIKQLLKGEVQGKLSKSRPISPDLENPAPHKITSCLVDTQGLGPKGHEALLRSLTSPLILDGNREMGLFTYITLGAISGIFYQDETKELESAFPYKNKQYTIQYQTWWNESLERKEEGKNNFVYDRINQALDWMQVCRDFNIPNTSGAFISFKDSSIPTEVYFDTSYERLKEIKKKYSRDSLNHFRTRKTII